In the genome of bacterium, the window AATCCAAGGTCCCCTCGTCGTTGTTCTCCAGGCCGTAATACATCTTGACGATCTTTTCCTCCCGGGGCGTCAGCAGCGACAATACCCGTTTGATATCATGGCCCATCGTCTTTCCCTTAAGCACCTGGTCCGGGGAGCTGTAGTCCTGGTTCTCCATGGTGTCCCCCAGGGTCCGGCCTTCGCCTTCGATGGATGGCGCATCCAGTGAGACCTCATTGGAGGAGAACCCCAGCAGTTCGCTGACCTCGGCCTCGGAGATCTTTGACAGCTTGGAGATCTGGCGGGCCGATGGCCGGCCCCCGAAATTCGGGTTCTGGGCCTGCAGTTCGTGGATGGTTTTGTTGATCTTGTTAAGTTTGTCTATCCGGTTCATCGGCAGGCGCACCGACCGGGTCTGCTCGGCAATGGCCTTTAGTATGGCCTGCCGGATCCACCAAACGGCATAAGTGTTGAAGCGGTATCCCTTGGAGGGGTCGTAACGCTTGATGGCCCGCATCAGCCCAAAGTTTCCCTCGTTGATCAGGTCGGCCATTGACATCCCCCGGCCCTGGAAATCCTTGGCCACGCTGACCACGAAGCGCAGATTGCTCTCAACCAGCTTGTCCAAAGCCTTGCGGCTTCCGGCCTTGGCCTTAAGGGCCAGAGCTGATTCCTCCTGCTCGGTTAACACAGCAAGTGCCCCTATCTCCCTGAAATATATGTCCAGGGAGGGATCGTCGGCTATTGAGCTTATTCTTCTGTAATCCATTTTATCAGTTGGACCGTTTAACGTTTGGTGTTTAAAGTTAGTGAATACTGACTACTGTATAGTGAATAGTGGGTTAATCTCATCTATTTAGCTTTCACCGCTATGAACAGGGTGTTTTGCCCCCTTTTCAGCAGAAAGACCACCGGTTTGTCGCCTTTGAGCTCACTCTTTAAGATGCTGGAATAGTCGGAAAGATTCTTTACGGTCCGGCCGTTTATCTTTTTTATCACGTCTCCGGTAGCCAGCCCTGCCTGGTCGGCCGGAGAATCCGGCTCCAGGTCGGCTATGACAGCCCCTTCCTTGTCGGTGATCCCGATGCGCTTGGCCTGCTCGGAATCAACGGCCAGAAGTTTGCGGATACCCAGCCAAACCTTGGGCTCTGTTTCATCCTTGGCCTTGGCAACTGTCTCTCCCGGCATCTCGCCGATGACGGCGCTTACTGTCTTCTGCTTTTTATCACGAAGGACCGTCAGTTTTACATCATCGCCCACCTTGGTTTCGGCCACTATCTGGCGGAACTTGGCCACCGTGGGTACGTCCTGTCCGTTGAATTTTATGATGATGTCCCCTTCCAGCAGGCCAGCTTTTCCGGCCGGGGTGTTTTCCTCCACCTTGGCTATCAGCACCCCTTTAAGGTCCTTGAGGCCAAAGCCCTCGGCCAATTCCGGGGTCACTTCCTGGGGAAGGACTCCCAGATATCCCCGCACCACCTTGCCGTGATCCATCAGCTGGTCGGCGATCTTTTTGGCCATGTTGATGGGAATGGCAAACCCGATTCCCTGCCCGGCCGAATTAATGGCGGTGTTGATGCCTATCACCTCGCCCCTCAAGTTTACCAGCGGCCCGCCGGAGTTGCCGAAGTTGATGGAGGCGTCGGTCTGGATGAAGTCCTGGTACATGGGCCCGCCGCCCTGGATGTCCAGCCCGGTCCGGCCCTTGTAGCTGATGATCCCCTGGGTGACGGTGCGCTCCAGCCCAAATGGGTTGCCGATGGCCACCGCATAGTCGCCCACTTCGATCTCGTCGGAATTGCCCAGGTCGG includes:
- a CDS encoding PDZ domain-containing protein, with protein sequence LQSPFVAVAKKAGPAGVNISSKRYVERNRNNYQMPYDDFFKEFFPEFRQQEPEKKQKKIEGQGSGFIIDKKGYILTNNHVVAGNPELTVKMSDSREFSAEVVGADPKSDVAVIKLKGLKEDLPQSEVADLGNSDEIEVGDYAVAIGNPFGLERTVTQGIISYKGRTGLDIQGGGPMYQDFIQTDASINFGNSGGPLVNLRGEVIGINTAINSAGQGIGFAIPINMAKKIADQLMDHGKVVRGYLGVLPQEVTPELAEGFGLKDLKGVLIAKVEENTPAGKAGLLEGDIIIKFNGQDVPTVAKFRQIVAETKVGDDVKLTVLRDKKQKTVSAVIGEMPGETVAKAKDETEPKVWLGIRKLLAVDSEQAKRIGITDKEGAVIADLEPDSPADQAGLATGDVIKKINGRTVKNLSDYSSILKSELKGDKPVVFLLKRGQNTLFIAVKAK
- a CDS encoding RNA polymerase sigma factor RpoD/SigA, yielding MDYRRISSIADDPSLDIYFREIGALAVLTEQEESALALKAKAGSRKALDKLVESNLRFVVSVAKDFQGRGMSMADLINEGNFGLMRAIKRYDPSKGYRFNTYAVWWIRQAILKAIAEQTRSVRLPMNRIDKLNKINKTIHELQAQNPNFGGRPSARQISKLSKISEAEVSELLGFSSNEVSLDAPSIEGEGRTLGDTMENQDYSSPDQVLKGKTMGHDIKRVLSLLTPREEKIVKMYYGLENNDEGTLDSIGRKFNISRERVRQLKDRALKKMKTADQSERLRAYLD